DNA sequence from the Pseudoliparis swirei isolate HS2019 ecotype Mariana Trench chromosome 6, NWPU_hadal_v1, whole genome shotgun sequence genome:
aaaattcaagcatgtcttaaagacataaaacatggatgacctgcaacttcttgatgttaaactcagacaaaaccaagtaattttaatcggccctgagcacctcagagatcaattatctggtgatgtggattctgtagacggcattgccctggcatccaacaccactgtaaagaatcttggcgttatctttgatcgacttgtcctttaactcccacgtaaagcaaatctcaaggactgcattctttcatctacgtaatatttcaaaaatcaggcacatcttgtctcaaaagatgcagaaaattggttcacgttcgttacttgagactggattactgcaactccttattagcaggctgctctaataaatctcttaggtccctccagttgatccagaatgctgcagctcgtgttctcactaaaactaagaaaagagatcacatcactcctgcactagctgctctgcactggctcccagtaaaatcaagaatcacttttaaaattcttctcttaacctacaaagccttgattggtgatgctccatcatatcttaaggagcttgtcgtaccatattgcccactagagagctacgctcactaaatgcgggactacttgtagttcctagagtcttaaaaagtagaatgggagccagagcctttagttatcaagctcctctttatggaaccagcttccaatttcagtccgggaggcagacacagtcacctcgtttaagagtagacttaagaccttcctctttgacagagcttatagttagggctgaatcaggtttgccctggtccagccccttgatatgctgctataggcttatagctgccggggacgtttaggatgcactgagtacctatctcctctttttctctccttaaggatgaattttcatctctcaatcacacgttactaactctgctttctccccggaagtccttttgactttacgtctcatggggtcatcggaccctatgagacggcatagatcctatctgcctgatggatcgtctgggtcgtggaattcctgctcatgactacgccactgtcctgttgagactccgccctcctcctccccaccgccatctgcctgatggatcgtggaggtctccatcgtggaatatgcctactatgaactattcatacactctgtcatattcattgaatgtattttaactctaaatctgtccttctgtacacattacatctattgcatctgtccatcctggagagggatcctcctctgttgctctcctccaggtttcttccctttttttccccctgaagggttatttgggagtttttcctggtccgatgtgaggttttggggcagggatatctatgtgtacagattgtaaagcactccgagacaaatttgtaatttgtgaaattgggctatacaaataaactgaattgaattgaatatgtttatTAATTTTCCTCTGTAGTgtttatatttgctcatgtgtgtgtcatcccGTTCTGTATCTGTGCTGCTTGTGTCACTCGGTGGACTGCGCTACGGCCTCTTGGTCATCATTGTAAATGACAAATGGTTCTCAATTGATTTTATCTGGTTAacttaatattaatattcatataaaCGTGTTTCAGGACATTCTTAAATATGAAGAATCAGATATAGGACAATGATGCAAGGACAACTATATTTGGGGAAATGGGTGAAAGCAACTGAACATGTTGGCAGTGAATATAatccacttcttctttttcttctctcttttttttaaaacatcgaTGTACTTTGGTGCTTCCAGGCCAGAGACCGGAAGGTGGCTGGAGATGTGGAAGGCGCCCGGAGCTACGGCTCCACTGCCCGCAGCCTCAACATCGCCGCCATGGTCATGGTGTCCATCTTGATCCTTATTGTCATCATTACGCTCAGCGTCGTGTATTCAAAAGTGGCGGCGTTTAGCCATGCTTATGGTGGTGgttatggttatggttacagAGGCTGAGTTTCAAATAGTGTGAGCGCGGCCTGCTGCTGTGGCTCAGTGATGCTCGTGGctctgcactttttttttaagcttacttttttcttttttttcactttacTTATATCCTCAAGCGAAAcagatatatacttttttagGGGAGTCTCAAACTCTTTCCTCGTAATCTGTAGCGCACATTTATGCCAGACCATGTTGTTTGATTCTGATTTCAGGCATTTTGTCTTAACAATGgttctaaacatttttttaaagagagagaacTTCTTTATCTGCCAATAAAGATGTTTTATAACTCTGAAATGTGTTTGTGAGATTTTCTAAGTAATTAAACAGATTTTGTATGCTATGGTGTTTTGACATTTTCACTGGTGCTGATTTCAAGCCAAATAACTAATTTCTCATTGTAACTCtctgaacatatatatttattttcacggCTTGACCCAGTGTTACAGATGCCAAGACAAAATAGTGGGTCCTATAAAATATGCATGAATAAATGCCAGAGATTTTCTGATGAGCTGATAAAAATTCTGCGTTAAACCAAAgggacaaatataaatatatatatatctatatatagatgcatatatgtatatgtgtgtttgtctcatttACATATGCCAAACATTTCAAGATTTACGACGACTTTCAAGCAAATATgaggaaaacatgtttttatatcaCATTTGTGACGCCTCACACATCATGTGGAATGTAGATACACATGTTTGTAATGTCGGATTAACATTGTGtgggtgggtttgtgtgtgtgctgaggggAAATACAGAAAGGTGAACCACAATAAGCTCTGCAGCCTGAGACTCATTTCAGAGTTCCTGTCTGTTAAGTTTGAAGATTaagtagaatttttttttcacaccATCATGCTTGGTGCTGCACAAGCaatgtaatataattataattcagTCGCAACACATCTGTATGTATTGCAATAAAGATCACATCCGTTTGTTTCTGAGGCGTTAACACAAACTGGAAACTACTGACGACGACAATCAGGGATTATTCTGAATTACCACAGAATGAGTGTTGACATGACGGTTTTGGATTTGATTTGACGGACTTTGTTTGGTTGTGAACTAAGAATTTGGCCTGAAGTACATTTTAAATACTGCAGATTTCAAAACTAAaagatattttgttttaaaaggtTTTAATCTCAGtgaaaaaaacagtttattcTTAATGTTTATCTAGTATAATGTGTTTAATGTAATGCCTGGTGACGACTTGTATCAGTTGAGGAGTCAATGCTTTTAGAAATGCTTATTTTCAGATCATCTGCATGTCCTCATTGCTGTTGCACAGAATCCTGCATCACAAAGAGTCAAAGtaacaataaattaaacaatataGAAACAATTTTCAAAGCATACGTGTCTCATAATAAAGTATATAGCAGTGAAATGGTCAAGAAGGACTTATTTATATCTTAACTggtttggctgcagagataatTTATCTGTTGTAAAGGCCAAAATTATCAAAAATAACAATCTAGATGTTAACTTAAACACAAGCCACATTAAATTGTACATCTTCTCCAAAACTGGACCCATGTACAGGGTTACATTTCAGGTGACGGAATAAGTTTGCTAGAACTGTATATACAAACATGATAATAATGtgatacaataataatacatatatatatatattagggctgtcaatcgattacaaaaacttaactaattaatcgcacatttt
Encoded proteins:
- the LOC130195085 gene encoding dispanin subfamily A member 2b-like isoform X1, with amino-acid sequence MDPARYPTENVQLERSDGYRGVPGVTTSVHYTTVAPGAPSDHVVWSICSFIHLNPCCLGLLALIFSIKARDRKVAGDVEGARSYGSTARSLNIAAMVMVSILILIVIITLSVVYSKVAAFSHAYGGGYGYGYRG